In Salmo salar chromosome ssa15, Ssal_v3.1, whole genome shotgun sequence, one genomic interval encodes:
- the mare3 gene encoding Microtubule-associated protein RP/EB family member 3, with protein sequence MAVNVYSTSVTGDNLSRHDMLSWINESVQMNYSKIEQLCSGAAYCQFMDMLFPGCIPLKKVKFQAKLETEFLHNFKLLQTSFKKIQVEKIIPVDKLIKGKFQDNFEFVQWFKKLFDANYDGRDYDPVSARQGQDTAPTPNPGQVVPKPRKPSTGEEDTFIISNILIVF encoded by the exons ATGGCTGTGAACGTTTACTCTACATCTGTGACCGGCGACAACCTTAGTCGCCATGATATGCTTTCTTGGATCAACGAGTCTGTACAGATGAACTACTCCAAGATTGAGCAGTTGTGCTCAG GTGCTGCTTACTGTCAGTTCATGGACATGCTTTTCCCTGGATGCATACCATTGAAGAAGGTTAAATTCCAGGCCAAACTAGAGACTGAGTTCCTCCACAACTTCAAACTTCTACAGACCAGTTTTAAGAAGATTCAGGTTGAGAAG ATCATTCCTGTTGATAAATTGATAAAAGGCAAGTTCCAGGACAACTTTGAGTTTGTGCAGTGGTTCAAGAAATTATTTGATGCCAACTACGATGGGAGGGATTATGACCCAGTCAGTGCTCGCCAAGGCCAGGACACTGCGCCTACGCCCAACCCAGGGCAGGTCGTACCCAAGCCCAGGAAGCCCAGCACTGGTGAGGAAGACACATTTATAATTTCTAACATTTTGATTGTATTTTAA